A window of Phocoena phocoena chromosome 6, mPhoPho1.1, whole genome shotgun sequence contains these coding sequences:
- the C6H9orf78 gene encoding splicing factor C9orf78 homolog isoform X1 — protein MPVTGKTFRRRRADSESEEDEQDSEEVRLKLEETREVQNLRKRPNGVSAVALLVGEKVQEETTLVDDPFQMKTGGMVDMKKLKERGKDKISEEEDLHLGTSFSAETNRRDEDADMMKYIETELKKRKGIVEHEEQKVKPKNAEDCLYELPENIRVSSAKKTEEMLSNQMLSGIPEVDLGIDAKIKNIISTEDAKARLLAEQQNKKKDSETSFVPTNMAVNYVQHNRFYHEELNAPIRRNKEEPKARPLRVGDTEKPEPERSPPNRKRPANEKATDDYHYEKFKKMNRRY, from the exons ATGCCGGTCACCGGGAAGACTTTCCGCCGGCGCCGGGCCGACTCGGAGTCGGAGGAAGATGAGCAGGACTCAGAGGAAGTTCG attaaaactGGAAGAGACCCGAGAGGTGCAGAACTTGAGGAAGAGGCCCAACGGGGTGAG TGCTGTAGCCCTGCTGGTGGGAGAGAAGGTACAAGAAGAGACCACTCTAGTG GATGATCCCTTTCAGATGAAGACAGGTGGGATGGTGGACATGAAGAAACTAAAGGAAAGGGGCAAAGATAA GATCAGTGAAGAGGAAGACCTCCATCTGGGGACGTCATTTTCTGCAGAAACCAACCGAAGGGACGAGGATGCTGACAT GATGAAGTACATTGAGACGGAGCTGAAGAAGCGGAAAGGGATCGTGGAACACGAGGAACAGAAAGTTAAGCCAAAGAATGCAGAGGACTGCCTTTACGAACTGCCGGAAAACATCCGGGTTTCCTCAGCAAAGAAGACTGAGGAGATGCTGTCCAACCAGATGCTGAGCGGCATCCCGGAGGTGGACCTCGGCATCGA tgctaaaataaaaaatatcatttccACGGAGGATGCCAAGGCCCGTCTGCTGGCAGAGCAGCAGAACAAGAAGAAGGACAGTGAGACATCCTTTGTGCCCACCAACATGGCTGTGAATTACGTACAGCACAACCGAT TTTATCACGAGGAGCTCAATGCTCCCATACGGAGAAACAAAGAAGAGCCCAAAGCCCGACCGTTGAGAGTGGGTGACACAGAGAAGCCGGAGCCTGAGC gGTCCCCTCCCAACCGCAAGCGTCCTGCCAACGAGAAGGCCACAGATGACTACCACTACGAGAAGTTCAAGAAGATGAACAGGCGGTACTGA
- the C6H9orf78 gene encoding splicing factor C9orf78 homolog isoform X2 yields the protein MPVTGKTFRRRRADSESEEDEQDSEEVRLKLEETREVQNLRKRPNGMKTGGMVDMKKLKERGKDKISEEEDLHLGTSFSAETNRRDEDADMMKYIETELKKRKGIVEHEEQKVKPKNAEDCLYELPENIRVSSAKKTEEMLSNQMLSGIPEVDLGIDAKIKNIISTEDAKARLLAEQQNKKKDSETSFVPTNMAVNYVQHNRFYHEELNAPIRRNKEEPKARPLRVGDTEKPEPERSPPNRKRPANEKATDDYHYEKFKKMNRRY from the exons ATGCCGGTCACCGGGAAGACTTTCCGCCGGCGCCGGGCCGACTCGGAGTCGGAGGAAGATGAGCAGGACTCAGAGGAAGTTCG attaaaactGGAAGAGACCCGAGAGGTGCAGAACTTGAGGAAGAGGCCCAACGGG ATGAAGACAGGTGGGATGGTGGACATGAAGAAACTAAAGGAAAGGGGCAAAGATAA GATCAGTGAAGAGGAAGACCTCCATCTGGGGACGTCATTTTCTGCAGAAACCAACCGAAGGGACGAGGATGCTGACAT GATGAAGTACATTGAGACGGAGCTGAAGAAGCGGAAAGGGATCGTGGAACACGAGGAACAGAAAGTTAAGCCAAAGAATGCAGAGGACTGCCTTTACGAACTGCCGGAAAACATCCGGGTTTCCTCAGCAAAGAAGACTGAGGAGATGCTGTCCAACCAGATGCTGAGCGGCATCCCGGAGGTGGACCTCGGCATCGA tgctaaaataaaaaatatcatttccACGGAGGATGCCAAGGCCCGTCTGCTGGCAGAGCAGCAGAACAAGAAGAAGGACAGTGAGACATCCTTTGTGCCCACCAACATGGCTGTGAATTACGTACAGCACAACCGAT TTTATCACGAGGAGCTCAATGCTCCCATACGGAGAAACAAAGAAGAGCCCAAAGCCCGACCGTTGAGAGTGGGTGACACAGAGAAGCCGGAGCCTGAGC gGTCCCCTCCCAACCGCAAGCGTCCTGCCAACGAGAAGGCCACAGATGACTACCACTACGAGAAGTTCAAGAAGATGAACAGGCGGTACTGA